The Vigna radiata var. radiata cultivar VC1973A chromosome 6, Vradiata_ver6, whole genome shotgun sequence DNA segment TCGTCAACGTTTCAAAGGTCACGAGATTTAGGTTTCtgcaaattattaataaaaatagtagaaaCAAAAGGACCATTTGTGACAATTTCTCAAATCTCACTTAAACTATcacttaattttcttaattcgTCTTATCACTTAAACTATCAATATTTGTTTCCTTGAAAATCTAAAAGAAAGATCTCAGACTTCTCAAAACTAATTTTCATGTAGAAAGATCCTAAAAATGTGTCACAAAGTCACAACTCTCCAATAATGTTTTTAGGGAATTACTTGTTATGAGTATTCGAGAACAAGGGATTGAGTTTGATTAATTTGATAAGGCCACAAATTTAGTTTATCAATAGGTTTCAAGATGAGAGTGATAAAATTGAAGACTTCTCGTGAtctcaaacttttcttctcttttgtttcttttctctatcTTGGTTCATCTTCTGCTCATGGATCCATGGAAGGTTAAACTATTCAATCAACtttcatttcttattatttatgtttcgtttcataattattaaactcaattatgctctttcttttctttaaatctaAATTTGTTAAATCTTGATTGTGATAtgaatttttgtgaaaattgaaTTAGATAATTAATTGATAGCTGATAAATATTTTAGGATTAATtggaatgatatttttatttagttcataagttagttttattttactattgaattgaattaaaatactaTATGTTTCGGATGGAGGACCCAAGACCGAACACAATCCAATTTATCCTGGTGTCACGCTTCCAAAGATCTTTCATGCTTACGTCCGATCTCTTGCGACCTGCACGTTGGCACTCCGACGCTTAAGTCAGCAGAGTCACAATGAAATCAATGTAAATGTTATTAGATCAAAAGTGTCATCCTGGCTAATTATCCTTGTATTTATAGGCATCAGACTCGATTAATGGGCTTTAACTACCCGTAACCGCTAATCCATCAATCCGCAAGATTCGTCCATTAATTAAGACCGTTATCAATGTGCCCGAGAAATTCGCTTCTTTGTCCCAACAACTATTTCACCGTACCTGCGCCCCCTGTTCACTCGACCCGACCGACCGGTCTAACGGCCACACAGATCAACTCCCAACTCCTCCCGGCCGACTTATCTTTATCCGGCCAACCATTCGTCTTTACCTGGCCAACTTCCCTTTGCATTACTACGCCCCACTTAACCGGCCACCCTCTTACACTACAtatggcgcccaccgtggggccaaaatgtttcggatgGAGGACCCAAGACCGAACACAATCCAATTTACCCTGGTGTCACGCTCCCAAAGATCTTTCACGCTTACGTCCGATCGGTTGCGACCTACACGTttgcactccgacgctcaagtcagtagaGTCACAATGAAATCAATGTAAATGTTATTAGATCAAAAGTGTCATACATGGCTAATTATCCTTGTATTTATAGGCATCAGACTCGATTAATGGGCTTTAACTACCCGTAACCGCTAATCCATCAATCCACAAGATTCGTCCACTAATTAAGACCGTTACCAACATGCCCGAAATATTCGCTTCCTTGTCCCAACAACTATTTCACCGTACCTACTCCCCCTATTCACTCGATCCGACCGACCGGTCTAACGGCCACACCGATCAACTCCCAACTCCTACCGATCAACTCCCAACTCCTCCCATCTGACTTATCTTTATCCAGCCAACCATTCATCTTTACCTTGCCAACTTCCCTTTGTATTACTACGTTCCATTTAACCGGCTACCCCTTATACTAcactataataattaataatgcacGACTCTAAGAATATGTTGATTGATGTTTCATAATCATTTACATCATTTAATTGAACCTGTCTCATAATTCCCACAACATTCATGAATAACGACTTAAGTTATTGTTCGCTATATTGCAAATTTTAGGAAgagttcagaaaaaaaattgatagtgattaattaaactattataattGATACACCTATCTCTATGATCTTTTTACCAGTGTTCTAATCCTCTCTAGTATGATTTCGTGTTCAACTTGATAATTGTTGATCGAACATCTCCAAGTcattttttgtgtgttgttttaaGATACTCACTATTTTAGAATTAGAATGCCTCATAGAATTCTGGAACCTTGCTATGCACTCAATACCTTCTTTAtctaagataaataaataaaaaaagtagttttttcataagtaatttaaatatttatcaagatttaaatagtttttataacgTATCATCCTCGCATAATGAAGAACCAGATTATTCTAccctaaatattttaaaagatcaaAAGGCCTTTGTCCCTACCATTATACTATGCCCTATTAAGCTATCCATTCGAGGTGATTTCATGTTCTTCGAGAAAACAGAATAAAAGATACCACTTCGTTAATTAAACTTTCTGAGAAAATATTCATAAAGACACTCCTcgcattattattatattttttatgtgtcaTGTCATGTCTAAAACCCAAGAAACTATAATTGCATATACGTATATCAAATTGTACTCATAATAATCTCAGCCAACTTCTATTTTTGTGATTGGATTTCAAGTCTTCGCATGAAAGGCCAGCAACTACTACCACTCACTTCATGCCTGCATCCCAAAAATAGTTTTTGGTCAATTTTCtcataataatgatatattgtTGACAAAAAATCCATGATTCGAATTAAGCCTAACtcttatttgttattattaccTAAAAAATGACATAATTAAACTCCAACAATGTAATTAACAGAAGTTGCTACCATGTTCAAGCAACTATTGATCTATGTGAACACAAATCAATAGTTGTTAGTGTTGTTCGGCAATGTGTGCTAGATTATTCGTTGGAACAATAAACTTGGTTGTTGTGATGCAACAAATCAACAATTTATGTTCTTAATTAGAATCTTGGTGTCCGACAAAAATGTACCTAGCTCACGAACAAGATcagtctgttttttttttttatccaccAACAACTGAGCACTGCaacatttgatttgatttaaagACCTTAAAAGTTACGCCACCAAACTTTATCAATTAAAAGACTACAATAGGTGGTGCCTTTGACCCTTTAACCTCCGTGAAGTAAGGCCAATAAACCGACAATGCGTGCATACTTTTGTTTACATTCATTGACTTTGTCATTTACCAGAGACACAGTGAAGATTTCAAGCACATATTTCCCAAGAAACACATTTTCATACAGGAAACAACATGGTGTTGTGACTATTCTCAAAAAAGCATTTTGAAAGCTAAAGGGTTTAAACAACTTTTACTCAAGATTATACTTAAAGAAAACAGAGAGGTGTTctgaattttgaaaacataCATGGTTCAAAGTATAATAAGAAACCATGAATGCTACATAACAGTAACTTTAgcttataattatgttttatgtaCGTGTTTCAAGTACAGTCAGATACCTTTTCTTAAAAGTTAAACATATagtattacaataaaaaattttatattaattaagaatttatcAAACTACTAAATACTTTGGAAAAGTACAAGAACATTGAAATTTCTGCAGAATTAACTGATAAAAATCTACACCATCAGTATTAATTTCCTTTATGCATTTAACTGCTAAATGATCTTAGAAAGATGCTGATCATGTCATCATTCACAGCAAATCAAAGTCCTCCAGCAAAATTCATACTTTTTGTCATGCCAAATTCATACCACTTTGAGAATAGCAACTTAGGCAATAAATTTTCTATGGTTTCAAGTTTCAACATGTAAACTCAATATCCATTTGTATTGGTTTGTTTGAACATACCTGCTATTACTTCTGCTACTACTGCTACTGTTGCTGCTAGCAGAACTCTTCATGCTTCCACTGTTAATGCTGGAAACACCACTGTCACTCTCTCCACCAGATGCTGAAAGGCTCTTCTTCCACCAATCTTTATCAACACCCTTAGCAGATCCTTCAGAAACCGATGTTCTAGGAGACACCTTGTTTGGACTATTATTCACCAAAGCCTCGTTCTTGGTCTTCTTTTTGGATCCCAGAGACATTGGAAACACCATTTTCAAATAAAACCCTCCACTATCAATTTTCCCACTTCTCTTAACCTGACCCTTTTTATCAACCATCCTAGCATGCACATTTTTGTTGTTCAATTTCCTCTCCTCTGCCTCTTCCACCCCTTTCACCCCTTTAACCCCTTTCACCCCTTTCTCTTGTCCAACTTCGACTCTGGGGTGTTCCACCAGATCTTTAAGAGAAAGCTCGTAGCTTGACTCAGACATGTTCTTAACCATTTCCATGAGCTCCCTTTGGCCTCTTGCAATGGCTTGAGTCTTGGAAGCGGGGGAAAGGCAGCGGTAGTGGTTTTTGCGGTGATGGGGACTCTTTGATGGACTGGTGGACCACAAAGGAGGGGAACACATGCCAGATTCATCATCCACCTTTGACCCTGTTCCGAATTGCACTTCCATGTCGTTGCAGCTGTGACAATTCTGGTAGCTTTTTGGTGGCTTCTTTGAAGCTACTAAACAAGAGTTTGTGGCTCCCCAAGCGTCATAACTATGAGTTGTTGTGTGTCCTTTTTCATTCGACAGAGGAAAAGAAATCGTGGGTTGTTGGTCTCTTTGCGGATGAaacatgttataaaaataatgagggttgtgtttatgtttgtgtggTTGGTTTCCAAACGGTGGGAGAGTGTAGCAGGAATCACAACAAGTGTAGCTTCAAGGTGATGCTGCTCTTTAATTTCTTGGAGACTAAgatttttaaaacaagaaaagaatagCTTGAGAGAGAGCGTCCTTAAAGTCAAGGGATTCTAGATGGACTGACACGTGGGCCTATTCctctccttctttctttttacccttctttttttttcttaaaataaatctatttaatttctttttatcaaaatcattatatttttatttttatttcaaaactgGACTTCTTTACAGTCAGGAGTATGAAAAAGTCTCTAATTTCGttatttttaggttaaaaccACTTTGGCGTTCCtgtttttgtaatgttttttcaATTGAGTCCCCGTCTTTTAAAACGTCCTAATTAAGTCCctttaagtgttaatttgaaaccaATTAACCCTtcccgttaaaaatcgttaacggtgttaaactATTGCAGATGTGTTGGCTGACGTGGTAGACGTTTTACTGATTTGCGACATTTGGCACTGTTGAATGAAACATGTCATTTTTTCCATTCATTAagatttgtaattatatttataattgtgtAATTAGGAGAAGAATGAAATCGTGATTGAGCTTAAGTTCTGAAGTGGGACACCCAGATCGAGCTATTTAGGGTTCATTTGAGTTGAAGCTTGGGCTGCACTTGAAGAGGGAAGTTCCAAACTACAAGACGCAACGATGTCCATGGCGCATTCTTGTTCCTCTTCAACTTGCAATGACTATCGAAGGAAGCATATGCGTTCTGTTAGCTCTCGTGGAGATGCATCGCTGATCTGCCATTGTGGAGAGAATAATGTGTTGAGGACTGCAAGAACCACCAAGAATCGAGGGAAACAGTTCTGGGGTTGCCCTAGGTATAAGCTGGGGAGTGAAAATGGATGCAACTTCTTCAGATGGTTTAGTGATTGGGGAGTTGAAGAAAGTATTAGCTGTGAGCTTTTGGAAGCAAATGACGTGAGGTTGGTGAAATCTGTTGAAAAGCAAGGTGTTAAGCAGATGTCTGATGTGGAGAAAGTTGTGGTGGGTCTTCAAAGAGAGATGAAATATTTGGTTGTGGTTTTTAGTGTTCTGTTTGTAATGAACACGATTATAATTGCAATGATGATGCGAAGGGCTTGATGATGTATGTAGTTGTAGGTTGTTGTCATCTTAATGTAGTTAGGATTGGTTTGTTTTGGTATGAGTTGCAGGATTTGGTCATGTTATTGTAGTTAGGTGGTCTGTTATGGTGGTCATGTTATCGTAGTTAGGTGGTCTGTTATGTTATTGTAGTTTTGTGCTCTGAAGATATAGTGCTTCAGATGTTTAATGTAGTGGACCAGATGTTTGATGTATGGTTGTTATCTTTAATGAAAATGGTATTTTGGAAAGCATGTGTTGGCAGCATTTCCATATATTCAGTTATGAAAGTTATATATTGTGACCTGATTGAAGAAGATTAACAGTAATTATACTGATATATTTTACTGATACATATCAATATGAAAAAAGAACTGATTGAGTAAAGTTGGCACTGGAATTTcgtaacttttatataaatagcaAAAGGTAACCATTCAATGTTCATACAGCCAGCAAAATTCAAGTGACATATTACATCTTTCATCATTCAAGTGACCTATTACATATATAGTACCACTAAAACAACAAAGTCTGGTAAACTTAAACATTTGATAATGAACTAAAACTGGTTACAACAAAATATGGCCTATTACATGAGCTACCATCAAAATATGGCCTATTACAAAATCTGGCAAAATTCAAGTTCAAGGATGGGTTTCTGCTCCATGTGGTTCACCCTGGGTATCTGCTCCATGTGGCTCACCCTGAGGCAATGTACTAGGTTGTCCCTCTTCCTGCACTTGGCTTGTGTTGGggcaatttcttttattgtgtcCCACTTCCCTACACATGGTACATCTTTTGAGTAAGCCCCCCTTTGACATTTTTGTGGTacttttcttcaactcccaTTGCTCtaatctccttttcttcttaggACGACCNGNCATTTGTNTTTTTGGTGGAGGCAAGACATCTTGACATTCAGTGACCTCCCATAGATGTTTTCCATTAATGGGGTATATAATGGAGGAATACATCTCTTCATAGGTTGACTTTTTAAAGCATAGTGGTACATAGTCCTCTGCATTTAGGTTCAGAAACCTCATTGTTGTCAATGAATGCACACAAGGAATTCCACTGATGCTCCACTTCCTGCAAGAACATGTATACTTATCTATATCCACCACAAAGTTGTCCCCACTTGGGGTCACATGTTTGATTTCGAAAATTTTGTGTGCAGACCAGCtgttaagaaaaacaaacattatttatatctatttggtaaacataaacaagtatatacATATGTATTAGTTGTGCATACCTGGGAATCCAATACTTTGTTTGTTGTGCCTCCTTGTTTAGTCTACTCTGAATTTTAGGACAAATTGATGACTTAAAAGAAGTAACCCTTAACCTATTAGTGGCCCATCTCTTCATCATATACAATCTGATGTCCTCCAACATTGAAATAATGGGTTTTGTCCTTGTATTTACCAGAATGCTATTAAAAGCTTCTGACATGTTATTCACTAAGGTATCACTTTGAGCTGTGGATGTGAACCTTGATCTTGACCAAAACCTTAAAGGAAAACTAGTGTTAACTTACATAACATGAAAACTATTGTTAAGTTAGATGACCTGAAAAGTAGTACTAAGTAAGATTGGCAAACCTTGAAGGAATTCCCATGAGATGTCTAAAAGCATCTACGTTAACAGCTTTCATCTTTCTCATCTCAATCTCCCATTGTTGTGGATGAGTTGTTGTAGCTGCCCTCCACATAAGCCTTTTCAAGTTTTTTCCAGGGAATTTTTTCCTGAAGTTGGCATATAAATGCCTTACACAAAATCTTTGTGCAACTCCAGGAATAACATCTTCTNCAGCATATCTTAAACCCTGTAAAGGCATTCAAATGGTTCGTTAAATGAACTACTTAATTGTGtaagagaaaagagaacaaGTATAATGGAAATGaccttttgttgatctgacatTATTGTAAGTCCAGAACACACATCTGTACCACCTAGGTCTTCAATCAATAGCTCCAGAAACCATTTCCAGGTGTCTTTGTTCTCAACTTCAACAATTGCATACACCAATGGCAACATTTGGTCGTTTGCATCTCTGGCCACAGCAGTTAATAGCTCACCATGATGTTGACCTTTCAAGAAGGCTCCATCAAGGCCAATGATTGGCCTACATGAAAGAAAGCTATCTTTGCAAGCCTTTAGGCATGCGTAAAACCTTTGGAATATTACTTTCCCATCATATGGCTCAACTTTGACCTTGATTGAAGACCCAGGGTTTCTTTCTAATAACTCATGTGCATAATCATATATTCTAGTATATTGCTTAGTAAAGGAGCCTGCCACTTC contains these protein-coding regions:
- the LOC106764163 gene encoding uncharacterized protein LOC106764163 is translated as MFHPQRDQQPTISFPLSNEKGHTTTHSYDAWGATNSCLVASKKPPKSYQNCHSCNDMEVQFGTGSKVDDESGMCSPPLWSTSPSKSPHHRKNHYRCLSPASKTQAIARGQRELMEMVKNMSESSYELSLKDLVEHPRVEVGQEKGVKGVKGVKGVEEAEERKLNNKNVHARMVDKKGQVKRSGKIDSGGFYLKMVFPMSLGSKKKTKNEALVNNSPNKVSPRTSVSEGSAKGVDKDWWKKSLSASGGESDSGVSSINSGSMKSSASSNSSSSSRSNSRHEVSGSSCWPFMRRLEIQSQK
- the LOC106763661 gene encoding uncharacterized protein LOC106763661: MSMAHSCSSSTCNDYRRKHMRSVSSRGDASLICHCGENNVLRTARTTKNRGKQFWGCPRYKLGSENGCNFFRWFSDWGVEESISCELLEANDVRLVKSVEKQGVKQMSDVEKVVVGLQREMKYLVVVFSVLFVMNTIIIAMMMRRA